A section of the Streptomyces sp. CG1 genome encodes:
- a CDS encoding PQQ-binding-like beta-propeller repeat protein, whose amino-acid sequence MTQPPPPPPNQPPQQGGFGPPSPQQPAQQPQPQPGYGYPQAAPAPQPPQPGYGYPGGQQPPAEGQQPPAYGQPAAPYPGQPQNPYTQPAQPGYGYPGQPPTVPMHPQPGQSGGGRNNTMLLIVVAAVVAIALIVAGGFWYANSSGGGDKTHDSASSSGGTGGTGGSGGGTGGTGGSKEKVPANPAAKVLFQVPLPTADGAVSTAGSWLTDKVYAKSGMAEIVGYDPAKGTKLWTIPLPGPVCAASPHATADGRTAIVYQPKWNTKKNIAGCTQISAIDLNAGKKLWTQSVKSGDSPISYQNVTVAQRTVAVGDSNGAAAFDIDSDKPLWLPKPGDNCYDAGYGGGDKLVAVRKCGDSANGQLLIQTLDPKTGKVISEYKMDSGIQYASIVSTDPLVVAADVGESAGDGSGVSDYFSIDDKSGKLLAHISAPGKTYGGKCDGIYRVEACKSIVAGNGKLYLPTEQHDGTSGALNSTNEIVSFDLNTGKPTGQRLEAGDGYLLSPLRMDGGNLLAYKKPPYDKGGQVVSIDGGSFEATKLLENPALDDARNAEANMLPEDSEILFGDGRLYMSQVYAKEKGWSSDGKEDLAVAYGTNG is encoded by the coding sequence ATGACCCAGCCGCCCCCTCCGCCGCCGAACCAGCCCCCGCAGCAGGGCGGTTTCGGCCCCCCGAGCCCACAGCAGCCGGCTCAGCAACCTCAGCCGCAGCCCGGTTACGGCTACCCGCAGGCCGCACCGGCCCCGCAGCCGCCGCAGCCCGGTTACGGCTACCCCGGCGGGCAGCAGCCCCCGGCCGAGGGCCAGCAGCCGCCGGCGTACGGCCAGCCCGCCGCTCCCTACCCCGGCCAGCCGCAGAACCCGTACACGCAGCCCGCGCAGCCGGGTTACGGCTACCCGGGCCAGCCGCCGACCGTGCCGATGCACCCGCAGCCGGGGCAGAGCGGCGGCGGGCGGAACAACACCATGCTGCTCATAGTCGTCGCGGCGGTCGTGGCCATCGCGCTGATCGTCGCCGGCGGCTTCTGGTACGCCAACTCCTCCGGAGGCGGCGACAAGACGCACGACTCCGCCTCCTCCAGCGGCGGCACCGGGGGCACGGGCGGCAGCGGCGGCGGCACCGGGGGAACCGGCGGCAGCAAGGAGAAGGTGCCGGCCAACCCCGCGGCCAAGGTGCTGTTCCAGGTTCCGCTGCCCACCGCGGACGGCGCGGTCAGCACCGCGGGTTCGTGGCTGACCGACAAGGTGTACGCCAAGAGCGGCATGGCCGAGATCGTCGGCTACGACCCTGCCAAGGGCACCAAGCTGTGGACGATCCCGCTGCCCGGCCCGGTCTGCGCGGCCAGCCCGCACGCCACGGCCGACGGCAGGACCGCGATCGTCTACCAGCCGAAGTGGAACACGAAGAAGAACATCGCCGGGTGCACACAGATCTCCGCAATCGATCTCAACGCGGGCAAAAAGCTGTGGACGCAGTCGGTCAAGTCCGGTGACTCTCCCATCAGTTACCAGAATGTGACGGTCGCTCAGCGCACCGTCGCGGTCGGCGACAGCAACGGCGCCGCAGCCTTCGACATCGACTCGGACAAGCCGCTGTGGCTGCCGAAGCCGGGCGACAACTGCTACGACGCGGGCTACGGCGGTGGCGACAAGCTGGTCGCGGTGCGCAAATGCGGTGACTCCGCCAACGGACAGCTGCTCATCCAGACGCTCGACCCGAAGACCGGGAAGGTGATCTCCGAGTACAAGATGGACTCGGGCATCCAGTACGCCTCCATCGTCTCCACCGACCCGCTGGTGGTGGCCGCCGACGTGGGCGAGAGCGCCGGTGACGGCAGTGGGGTCTCGGACTACTTCTCCATCGACGACAAGTCCGGCAAGCTGCTCGCCCACATTTCCGCGCCGGGCAAGACCTACGGCGGCAAGTGCGACGGGATCTACCGCGTCGAGGCCTGCAAGTCGATCGTCGCGGGCAACGGCAAGCTGTACCTGCCGACCGAGCAGCACGACGGCACCAGCGGCGCGTTGAACAGCACCAACGAGATCGTCTCCTTCGACCTGAACACCGGCAAGCCGACCGGTCAGCGCCTCGAGGCCGGTGACGGCTATCTGCTGAGCCCGCTGCGCATGGACGGCGGCAACCTGCTCGCCTACAAGAAGCCGCCGTACGACAAGGGCGGGCAGGTCGTCAGCATCGACGGCGGGTCCTTCGAGGCGACCAAGCTGCTGGAGAACCCGGCCCTGGACGACGCGCGGAATGCGGAGGCCAACATGCTGCCGGAGGACTCGGAGATCCTCTTCGGCGACGGGCGTCTGTACATGTCGCAGGTCTATGCCAAGGAGAAGGGCTGGTCGTCGGACGGCAAAGAGGACCTGGCGGTCGCGTACGGCACGAACGGCTGA
- a CDS encoding PQQ-binding-like beta-propeller repeat protein translates to MTQPPNQPPHGGFGAPQDRPPQEQPPQGGGFGAPQPPPAQGGFGPSQADPSAPGAPPPPPAQPPAAPPQPPQPGYGYPQQPGPYGTPGPYGYPQQPGPYGAAPQPGFGQPQQPPYPGSPATGPDRKRTALIIGAAVAALLVIGGTVYAVTSGGDDPKKKPVAQQSDDPKHAATTAPSASGTSGSGDDPENLNEGRRAGEAKVLWYKSAPDAPGAGADAPGMWVTDKAAVKAAYKQVFAYGVGDGKPVWGPVSFPQKICAVTPQKSADDKVVVAYMSGAGDNAKCNQLQQIDLATGQQGWTHEVADGGLFDSALNVELTVSGKTLMVGRSESGTAYDIDSGRKLYDKEKYGADCFPAAYAGGTDRLIQVASCGAGGSNAHDEIQELDPATGKVHWTQPVKKGWQVTRTFSVDPLVVYLTNEDKKAWNISTFTKDGKFRSEVKVDGKFAPRCGWAVLERDLQGCQGVAADADTLYLPTDTTSSANEIVAISLADGKARWRAKSPADEPMYPMQIQGGKLVAYVQPSYDAGGQVVSIPVTGSSHTTTKLLQNPQGTAQIENTFYNGVVDWADGRFFISAGRLNGSDQSKEKLLMAFGN, encoded by the coding sequence ATGACTCAGCCGCCCAATCAACCGCCGCACGGCGGTTTCGGAGCGCCGCAGGACAGACCGCCGCAGGAGCAGCCGCCGCAGGGTGGCGGCTTCGGCGCCCCGCAACCACCCCCGGCCCAGGGCGGGTTCGGCCCCTCGCAGGCCGACCCCAGCGCCCCGGGCGCCCCGCCCCCGCCCCCGGCTCAGCCGCCCGCCGCCCCGCCGCAGCCGCCCCAGCCCGGCTACGGCTACCCCCAGCAGCCGGGCCCGTACGGCACCCCGGGCCCCTACGGCTATCCGCAGCAGCCGGGCCCCTACGGTGCGGCGCCCCAGCCCGGTTTCGGCCAGCCGCAGCAGCCGCCGTACCCGGGCTCGCCCGCCACCGGGCCCGACAGGAAGAGGACGGCGCTGATCATCGGTGCCGCGGTGGCCGCGCTGCTCGTCATCGGCGGCACGGTGTACGCGGTCACGAGCGGCGGCGACGATCCCAAGAAGAAGCCGGTCGCCCAGCAGAGCGACGACCCCAAGCACGCCGCCACCACCGCGCCGAGCGCGTCGGGCACGTCCGGCAGCGGTGACGACCCGGAGAACCTCAACGAGGGCCGACGGGCCGGCGAGGCGAAGGTGCTCTGGTACAAGTCGGCGCCGGACGCCCCGGGTGCGGGCGCCGACGCACCCGGCATGTGGGTCACCGACAAGGCGGCGGTGAAGGCGGCGTACAAGCAGGTCTTCGCCTATGGCGTCGGCGACGGCAAGCCCGTGTGGGGCCCGGTCTCCTTCCCGCAGAAGATCTGCGCGGTCACCCCGCAGAAGTCGGCCGACGACAAGGTCGTCGTGGCGTACATGAGCGGCGCCGGGGACAACGCCAAGTGCAACCAGCTGCAGCAGATCGACCTCGCCACCGGCCAACAGGGCTGGACTCACGAGGTCGCCGACGGCGGACTGTTCGACAGCGCGCTGAACGTCGAGCTGACCGTGAGCGGCAAGACGCTGATGGTGGGGCGTTCGGAGTCGGGCACGGCGTACGACATCGACAGCGGCAGGAAGCTGTACGACAAGGAGAAGTACGGCGCGGACTGCTTCCCGGCCGCGTACGCGGGCGGCACCGACCGGCTGATCCAGGTGGCCTCCTGCGGTGCGGGCGGCAGCAACGCGCACGACGAGATCCAGGAACTGGACCCGGCCACCGGCAAGGTGCACTGGACGCAGCCGGTCAAGAAGGGCTGGCAGGTCACCCGGACGTTCTCCGTCGACCCGCTGGTGGTCTATCTGACCAATGAGGACAAGAAGGCCTGGAACATCTCGACGTTCACCAAGGACGGCAAGTTCCGTTCGGAGGTCAAGGTCGACGGGAAGTTCGCCCCCCGCTGCGGCTGGGCGGTCCTCGAGCGCGACCTGCAGGGCTGTCAGGGCGTCGCCGCGGACGCCGACACGCTGTATCTGCCGACGGACACCACCAGCAGCGCCAACGAGATCGTCGCGATCAGCCTGGCCGACGGCAAGGCGCGGTGGCGGGCCAAGTCACCGGCCGACGAGCCGATGTATCCGATGCAGATCCAGGGCGGCAAGCTCGTCGCGTATGTGCAGCCGTCGTACGACGCGGGCGGCCAGGTGGTGTCGATCCCGGTCACCGGCTCCTCCCACACGACCACCAAGCTGCTGCAGAACCCGCAGGGCACGGCCCAGATCGAGAACACGTTCTACAACGGTGTCGTGGACTGGGCCGACGGGCGGTTCTTCATCTCCGCCGGCCGGCTGAACGGCAGCGATCAGTCGAAGGAGAAGCTGCTCATGGCCTTCGGCAACTGA
- a CDS encoding LuxR C-terminal-related transcriptional regulator produces the protein MGVRLMVVDDHRLLAEALASALKLRGHRVLAAAAPAAGAADLVIARAPEVCLLGTAAPAEPGAFDPVAKIKRERPQVAMVVLGPVPSPRGIAAAFAAGASGYVRHDERIEGVERAIMKARSGEAAVAPQLLQGAFGELLNPSAQPDDEAQRLLRMLTPREVEVLVRVADGEDTRLIAAGMRIAPSTARTHVQRVLMKLGVGSRLEAAALAARTGLLDRAGPLNPGSE, from the coding sequence ATGGGAGTACGGCTCATGGTCGTCGACGACCATCGCCTGCTCGCGGAGGCGTTGGCGTCGGCGCTGAAGCTGCGCGGGCACCGCGTGCTCGCCGCGGCGGCGCCGGCCGCGGGTGCGGCGGACCTGGTGATCGCGCGGGCGCCGGAGGTGTGTCTGCTGGGTACGGCGGCGCCGGCCGAACCGGGTGCGTTCGACCCGGTGGCGAAGATCAAGCGGGAGCGGCCGCAGGTGGCGATGGTGGTACTCGGCCCGGTGCCGTCGCCGCGGGGTATCGCGGCGGCGTTCGCCGCGGGGGCCTCGGGGTATGTGCGGCACGACGAGCGGATAGAGGGGGTCGAGCGGGCGATCATGAAGGCGCGGTCGGGGGAGGCCGCGGTGGCTCCGCAGTTGCTGCAGGGGGCGTTCGGGGAGCTGCTCAATCCGTCGGCGCAGCCGGACGACGAGGCTCAGCGGCTGCTGCGCATGCTGACGCCTCGGGAGGTGGAGGTGCTGGTGCGGGTGGCCGACGGGGAGGACACGCGGCTGATCGCGGCCGGGATGCGGATCGCGCCGAGTACCGCGCGGACGCATGTGCAGCGGGTGTTGATGAAGCTGGGGGTGGGGTCGCGCCTGGAGGCGGCGGCGCTGGCCGCGCGGACGGGGCTCCTGGACCGGGCGGGACCTCTGAACCCCGGTTCCGAATAA
- a CDS encoding sodium:solute symporter family protein — translation MQTPTDTPLYLAVELRLPTNWLDYTILAIYFVVVLGIGFAARRSVKTSLDFFLSGRSLPAWITGLAFISANLAATEILGMAANSAQYGAYTVHWYWIGAIPAMVFLGLVMMPFYYGSKVRSVPEFLLLRFDRAAHLLSSILFAFAAILIAGVNLYALAIVVEALLGWPQWVAIVVAGAFVLAYITLGGLSSAIYNEVLQFFVILAALIPITVLGLKKVGGWGGLTDKLTATHGHNFTTAWGGTGIGSVNPLGANWLTIVLGLGFVLSFGYWTTNFAEVQRALSAKNLSAGQRTPLIAAYPKIFIVFLVMIPGLVAAALVPKIGSSGSGLQYNDAIPYLMQELLPNGVLGIAVTGLLAAFMAGMAANVSSFNTVFTNDIWAKYVVRGREDAYYVRFGRLITAIGVAASVGTAFLASSFSNIMSYLQTLFSFFNVPMFVVFIVGMFWKRASAKSGFWGLLAGTVTAMVNYFVLYKKGIISIPSDQGANFVSAIAGFVAGAVVMVAVSFFTKPKPAEELQGLVYGTRSPGMAEPPAPGDEAWYRKPALLGWGAVVLAAACYIPFSL, via the coding sequence ATGCAAACCCCCACAGACACCCCGCTGTATCTGGCGGTGGAGCTACGGCTCCCCACCAACTGGCTGGACTACACGATCCTGGCGATCTACTTCGTCGTCGTCCTCGGCATCGGCTTCGCGGCCCGCCGCTCGGTGAAGACCAGCCTCGACTTCTTCCTCTCCGGACGCTCGCTGCCCGCCTGGATCACCGGCCTCGCCTTCATCTCGGCGAACCTGGCGGCCACCGAGATCCTGGGCATGGCCGCGAACAGCGCGCAGTACGGCGCCTACACCGTGCACTGGTACTGGATCGGCGCCATCCCGGCCATGGTGTTCCTGGGCCTCGTGATGATGCCCTTCTACTACGGCAGCAAGGTCCGCTCGGTCCCCGAGTTCCTGCTGCTGCGCTTCGACCGGGCCGCCCACCTGCTCAGTTCGATCCTGTTCGCGTTCGCCGCGATCCTGATCGCGGGCGTCAACCTCTACGCCCTCGCGATCGTCGTCGAGGCCCTGCTGGGCTGGCCGCAGTGGGTCGCGATCGTGGTCGCCGGCGCCTTCGTGCTGGCGTACATCACCCTCGGCGGTCTGTCCTCGGCGATCTACAACGAGGTCCTGCAGTTCTTCGTGATCCTGGCCGCCCTCATCCCGATCACCGTGCTCGGCCTGAAGAAGGTCGGCGGCTGGGGCGGGCTGACCGACAAGCTCACCGCCACCCACGGCCACAACTTCACCACCGCCTGGGGCGGCACCGGCATCGGCAGCGTCAACCCGCTCGGCGCCAACTGGCTGACCATTGTCCTCGGCCTCGGCTTCGTGCTCTCCTTCGGCTACTGGACGACGAACTTCGCCGAGGTGCAGCGCGCCCTGTCCGCGAAGAACCTCTCCGCCGGGCAGCGCACCCCGCTGATCGCCGCCTACCCGAAGATCTTCATCGTCTTCCTGGTGATGATCCCGGGCCTGGTCGCCGCCGCGCTCGTGCCGAAGATCGGCTCCTCCGGCTCCGGCCTGCAGTACAACGACGCCATCCCGTACCTGATGCAGGAGCTGCTGCCCAACGGCGTGCTCGGCATCGCGGTCACCGGTCTGCTGGCGGCCTTCATGGCGGGCATGGCGGCGAACGTGTCGTCCTTCAACACCGTGTTCACGAACGACATCTGGGCCAAGTACGTGGTGCGCGGCCGCGAGGACGCGTACTACGTCCGCTTCGGCCGCCTGATCACCGCGATCGGCGTGGCCGCCTCCGTCGGTACGGCGTTCCTGGCGTCCTCGTTCTCGAACATCATGAGCTACCTGCAGACGCTGTTCTCCTTCTTCAACGTGCCGATGTTCGTGGTCTTCATCGTCGGTATGTTCTGGAAGCGCGCGTCCGCCAAGTCCGGCTTCTGGGGCCTGCTCGCCGGCACCGTCACGGCGATGGTCAACTACTTCGTGCTCTACAAGAAGGGCATCATCTCGATCCCCTCCGACCAGGGCGCCAACTTCGTCTCCGCGATCGCGGGCTTCGTCGCCGGCGCGGTCGTGATGGTCGCGGTGTCCTTCTTCACGAAGCCGAAGCCGGCGGAGGAACTCCAGGGGCTCGTCTACGGCACCCGCTCCCCCGGCATGGCCGAGCCGCCCGCGCCCGGTGACGAGGCCTGGTACCGCAAGCCGGCCCTGCTGGGCTGGGGCGCGGTCGTGCTGGCCGCCGCCTGCTACATCCCGTTCTCGCTCTGA